One window from the genome of Nicotiana sylvestris chromosome 9, ASM39365v2, whole genome shotgun sequence encodes:
- the LOC138878060 gene encoding uncharacterized protein — protein sequence MECETIKMTHQVSAIVHSMAPKLEDPRAFTIPCTIGSADFAKALCDLGADFVILDCEVYFEVPIILGRPFLATGKALVDVEVGELTFHVGDEKVVFHVCKSMRQPDSTEVDASLAVLQKRKQAIG from the exons atggagtgtgagacaatcaagatgacccatcaagtgagcgcaattgtgcattccatggctccgaaacttgaggaTCCCAGAGCATTCACAataccatgtaccattggaagtgccgatttCGCAAAAGCCCtatgtgacttgggg GCCgatttcgtgatcttggattgcgaagtgtatttcgaggtgcctatcattcttggaaggcccttcctagctacggggaaggccttggttgatgtggaagtgGGAGAATTGACCTTCCATGTTggagatgaaaaggtggtgttccacgtgtgcaaatcaatgaggcaaccggATAGCACCGAG gttgacgcctctttggcggttcttcaaaagcgcaagcAGGCAATTGGATGa